A window of Rhodococcus sp. SGAir0479 contains these coding sequences:
- a CDS encoding (2Fe-2S)-binding protein: protein MQVTMRVNGAEVTDDVEPRMLLVHFLRDRLGLTGTHWGCDTSNCGTCVVSVDGDPVKSCTMLAVMAAGHDVRTVEGLAKDGALDPVQEGFMQCHGLQCGFCTPGMMITARALLDRDPDPDEQTIREAVSGQICRCTGYTTIVRSVRWAAEHSGADTLTTGGAS, encoded by the coding sequence ATGCAGGTGACGATGAGGGTCAACGGAGCCGAGGTCACCGACGATGTCGAACCGCGCATGCTGCTGGTCCACTTCCTGCGGGACCGGCTGGGGCTCACCGGAACCCATTGGGGTTGCGACACCAGCAACTGCGGCACGTGCGTGGTGTCCGTCGACGGGGATCCGGTGAAGTCGTGCACGATGCTGGCGGTGATGGCGGCCGGACACGACGTGCGCACCGTGGAGGGACTCGCGAAGGACGGGGCCCTCGATCCGGTGCAGGAGGGGTTCATGCAGTGCCACGGCCTGCAGTGTGGATTCTGCACACCCGGAATGATGATCACCGCTCGGGCGCTCCTCGACCGCGATCCAGACCCCGACGAGCAGACGATTCGGGAGGCCGTCTCCGGCCAGATCTGCCGCTGTACCGGGTACACCACCATCGTCCGGTCGGTGCGGTGGGCGGCCGAACACAGCGGCGCGGACACTCTGACGACGGGAGGTGCGTCGTGA
- a CDS encoding ATP-binding protein translates to MTGPPGGTYERNDGHLIKVLEVLDQGEAFLGRTSNGSIARFSVGSVAAINRGDVIFFSDRGWEIAPRSAWPELPEVAIVRRILEDGVLIEVGSSIRLLPGKPTIQVSAGNTVQFNDVDGITRILHDSPVRYRDSGVDDDGLNEYLVQLEEDGPGFDSFGGYHHVRDRAVELIETQLKNRDRLRDIGARQMKGVIFSGPPGTGKTHLARIIARESGAAFFLVSGPSIVSKWVGDSEETLRRIFEAASSEDRAIIFFDEIDSIAERRTSDSHEASKRVVAQLLTLLDGFDQKSSNVVVIAATNRISDIDDALLRPGRFDWEISFDLPTAQDRHEILEASARNLATLDDLPIAEVAALTDGWSAARLNSIWTEASLVAAGDNRSSISGEDLALAFERVASRPSRTSKQAEVSHVN, encoded by the coding sequence ATGACTGGCCCACCGGGCGGCACCTACGAACGCAATGATGGGCACCTCATTAAAGTGCTGGAAGTACTCGATCAAGGCGAAGCCTTCTTAGGACGTACTTCCAATGGAAGTATTGCCCGGTTTTCGGTGGGGTCCGTAGCTGCTATAAACCGCGGTGATGTGATATTTTTCAGCGATCGAGGATGGGAGATCGCACCCCGAAGCGCCTGGCCTGAACTTCCTGAAGTCGCGATTGTTCGCCGGATTTTAGAAGACGGTGTACTGATAGAAGTAGGGTCAAGCATACGACTTCTTCCAGGGAAGCCAACAATTCAAGTCAGCGCCGGCAACACAGTACAGTTCAACGACGTCGATGGAATTACCAGGATTCTTCATGACTCGCCCGTTCGATACCGCGATTCCGGAGTCGATGACGATGGCCTTAACGAATACCTTGTTCAACTTGAAGAGGATGGGCCGGGGTTCGATTCGTTCGGCGGGTATCATCACGTACGCGATCGGGCCGTAGAGCTGATAGAAACACAACTAAAGAATAGGGATCGCCTTCGCGATATCGGCGCGCGCCAGATGAAAGGCGTCATATTTTCAGGTCCGCCAGGAACTGGGAAGACCCATCTTGCGCGCATCATCGCACGGGAGTCTGGAGCGGCATTCTTTCTCGTAAGCGGTCCATCGATTGTTAGCAAGTGGGTGGGGGATAGTGAGGAAACTCTTCGCCGCATCTTCGAGGCCGCGTCCAGCGAGGATCGTGCGATAATCTTTTTCGACGAGATCGACAGTATCGCGGAACGCCGAACGAGTGACTCTCACGAGGCATCCAAGCGAGTCGTTGCTCAACTGCTGACACTACTCGATGGGTTTGATCAAAAATCGAGTAATGTAGTCGTAATCGCTGCAACAAACCGTATTTCAGATATCGATGATGCACTGCTACGTCCAGGAAGGTTCGACTGGGAAATTTCGTTCGACTTACCGACCGCACAAGATCGCCATGAGATATTGGAAGCTAGCGCGCGAAATCTGGCAACACTAGACGATCTCCCAATTGCCGAGGTTGCCGCACTGACAGACGGGTGGTCTGCGGCTCGACTGAACTCTATCTGGACCGAGGCGTCGCTCGTCGCTGCTGGAGATAATCGAAGCTCTATTTCGGGCGAAGATCTGGCCCTAGCTTTCGAGCGCGTCGCTTCGAGACCGAGTCGAACCAGTAAGCAAGCGGAGGTAAGTCATGTCAATTAG
- a CDS encoding DUF4185 domain-containing protein produces MRQANRRWAAAVSAAAVTAGLSVAMATPASAAGGPCGQNFGSSGSLGSSGLTGSVMGSLGAGSLGGATGSLANSLPWITGAPNGALPVLSGKTKALEMVTGPGSPNKTIDKYSVAGTDLGIMWDNGKEGADHDVMMLFGDTVGDCGIEGDQWRSNVLFRSADTALSDGMRIDSSPLAPGTTNFSRQVIAGLLNLPPGSPVEFTVIPTGGVAVDGVQYVRWMSVRSWDTPGEWTTNYSGMAVSTDNGETWNTDLATVRTNLQGLGIDGIPAFSSANANWQMSAFVPDRGDGYVYEFGTPSGRSGAARLARVPANNADIVDPGKYEYWNGSDWSATITDAEPVIGSSVSELSVQWNPYLRKYLAMYTDTGGLKIRQADNPWGPWSGSQTLIGSATLPSLYGGFMHPWSNRNGDSNLYFVLTTWDRYNVIYMRTDLSGMRVAATDPVDRPDPAATGEQRLQGFSTPEGFTPAPEN; encoded by the coding sequence GTGAGGCAAGCGAATCGGAGGTGGGCCGCCGCGGTGTCGGCGGCCGCGGTGACCGCGGGTCTGTCCGTGGCGATGGCCACGCCCGCATCGGCGGCCGGTGGGCCGTGCGGCCAGAACTTCGGCAGTTCCGGAAGCCTCGGCAGCTCCGGGTTGACCGGAAGCGTGATGGGAAGCCTGGGGGCCGGCAGCCTCGGCGGCGCGACGGGTTCGCTCGCCAATTCGCTGCCGTGGATCACCGGCGCGCCCAACGGCGCCCTGCCGGTGCTGTCCGGCAAGACCAAGGCCCTCGAGATGGTGACCGGCCCGGGCAGTCCCAACAAGACCATCGACAAGTACAGCGTCGCCGGTACCGACCTCGGCATCATGTGGGACAACGGCAAGGAGGGCGCCGACCACGACGTGATGATGCTGTTCGGCGACACCGTCGGCGACTGCGGGATCGAGGGCGACCAGTGGCGCAGCAACGTGCTGTTCCGCAGTGCCGACACCGCACTGTCCGACGGCATGCGGATCGACAGTTCGCCGCTCGCGCCGGGCACCACGAACTTCTCGCGGCAGGTCATCGCCGGCCTGCTCAACCTGCCGCCGGGCAGCCCCGTCGAGTTCACCGTCATCCCGACCGGTGGTGTCGCGGTCGACGGGGTGCAGTACGTGCGGTGGATGTCCGTTCGGTCGTGGGACACCCCCGGCGAGTGGACCACCAACTACTCCGGGATGGCCGTCTCGACCGACAACGGCGAGACGTGGAACACCGATCTGGCCACGGTCCGTACCAATTTGCAGGGCCTGGGGATCGACGGTATTCCGGCGTTCTCGTCGGCCAACGCGAACTGGCAGATGAGCGCCTTCGTCCCGGATCGCGGGGACGGCTACGTCTACGAATTCGGTACGCCGTCAGGGCGTTCCGGGGCCGCTCGACTCGCCCGTGTGCCGGCCAACAACGCCGACATCGTGGATCCCGGCAAGTACGAGTACTGGAACGGATCGGACTGGTCCGCGACCATCACCGACGCCGAGCCCGTCATCGGGTCGTCGGTGAGCGAGCTGTCGGTGCAGTGGAATCCGTACTTGCGCAAGTACCTCGCGATGTACACGGACACGGGTGGACTGAAGATCCGCCAGGCCGACAACCCGTGGGGTCCGTGGAGCGGCTCGCAGACGCTCATCGGGTCGGCGACCCTGCCGTCGCTGTACGGCGGCTTCATGCATCCGTGGTCGAACCGGAACGGTGACAGCAATCTGTACTTCGTGCTGACCACGTGGGATCGCTACAACGTGATCTACATGCGCACGGACCTGAGCGGCATGCGCGTCGCGGCCACCGACCCCGTCGACCGCCCCGATCCCGCCGCCACCGGTGAACAGCGACTCCAGGGCTTCTCGACGCCCGAGGGATTCACCCCGGCGCCCGAGAACTAG
- a CDS encoding XdhC family protein gives MRDVLPELLDIWRAGDTAGLGTVVAAFRSAPRDPGAAMVVAPDGTVAGSVSGGCVEGAVYELATEVVGTGAPVLERYGVSDEDAFAVGLTCGGILDVFVEPVSRRTFPGLGAVAADVDAGRPVAVAAVVDHADRSRIGRHLVVRPDSADGSLGSARIDQAVVDDGRGMLAAGRTAVLEYGPDGQRRGDGMRVFVASYAPPPRMLVFGAIDFAAAVARQGSFLGYRVTVCDARAVFATASRFPTADEVVVDWPHRYLSAQAAAGALDRRTVICVLTHDPKFDVPLLSVALRLPEVGYVGAMGSERTHLDRLQRLRDAGLTDTELARLSSPIGLDLGARTPEETAVSIAAEIIAARWGGRGRRLRDLGGRIHHEPSG, from the coding sequence ATGCGCGACGTCCTGCCCGAGCTGCTCGACATCTGGCGGGCGGGGGACACCGCGGGACTGGGCACGGTCGTCGCGGCGTTCCGGTCGGCGCCGCGCGATCCGGGCGCCGCCATGGTGGTGGCACCGGACGGAACGGTCGCCGGCTCTGTCTCCGGGGGCTGCGTCGAGGGTGCGGTGTACGAGTTGGCGACCGAGGTCGTCGGCACGGGAGCACCCGTCCTCGAACGGTACGGCGTCAGCGACGAGGACGCGTTCGCCGTCGGACTCACGTGCGGCGGCATTCTCGACGTGTTCGTCGAGCCCGTCTCGCGCCGCACGTTCCCCGGTCTCGGCGCCGTGGCCGCGGACGTCGATGCGGGTCGCCCGGTCGCGGTCGCCGCCGTCGTCGACCACGCCGACCGGTCCCGGATCGGACGACACCTGGTCGTCCGGCCCGACTCGGCCGACGGATCGCTGGGCTCCGCGCGCATCGATCAGGCCGTGGTCGACGACGGCCGGGGGATGCTCGCGGCGGGACGGACCGCGGTACTCGAGTACGGGCCCGACGGCCAGCGTCGCGGCGATGGGATGCGGGTGTTCGTCGCCAGTTACGCGCCGCCGCCACGCATGCTGGTGTTCGGCGCCATCGACTTCGCGGCGGCCGTTGCGCGGCAGGGGTCGTTCCTCGGCTATCGCGTGACGGTATGTGACGCGCGGGCGGTGTTCGCGACCGCGAGCCGCTTCCCGACCGCCGACGAGGTGGTGGTCGACTGGCCGCACCGCTACCTGTCCGCGCAGGCCGCCGCCGGCGCGCTCGATCGGCGGACGGTGATCTGCGTGCTCACCCACGACCCCAAGTTCGACGTCCCGCTGCTGAGTGTCGCCCTCCGGCTCCCGGAGGTGGGGTACGTCGGGGCGATGGGGTCCGAGCGCACCCATCTCGACCGACTGCAGCGCCTGCGCGACGCCGGCCTCACCGACACCGAACTGGCCCGTCTGTCGAGTCCGATCGGGCTCGACCTCGGGGCCCGGACGCCGGAGGAGACCGCGGTGTCCATCGCAGCGGAGATCATCGCCGCGCGGTGGGGCGGACGCGGTCGGCGCCTGCGTGACCTGGGCGGACGTATCCATCACGAACCTTCCGGATGA
- a CDS encoding FAD binding domain-containing protein, whose amino-acid sequence MQVPGLFEYERAADVADAIALLDRLGDEARVVAGGHSLLPMMKLRLANPEYLVDINDLAAELGYVTVEPDVVRIGALARHREILESDALAAVLPIFRDAERVIADPVVRNRGTIGGSLCQADPAEDLTTVCSVVDAVCVVRGPAGVREVSMADFVVGPYETDVRGNELLVEVRIPIVRSVSSAYTKVHRRVGDWAIAAAGAALTLDGTRIGRARIGLTAVEADVDRVARIGEQLAGRPVDEDTFRWAGELAAQACEPVTDTRGTAAYKRHLAGELTVRSLRAAAQRAGVARTEA is encoded by the coding sequence ATGCAGGTTCCGGGGTTGTTCGAATACGAGCGCGCCGCCGACGTGGCGGACGCGATCGCATTGCTGGACCGGCTCGGGGACGAGGCCAGGGTCGTCGCCGGCGGACACAGCCTGCTGCCGATGATGAAGCTGCGGTTGGCCAATCCCGAGTACCTCGTCGACATCAACGACCTGGCCGCCGAGCTCGGCTACGTCACCGTGGAACCGGACGTCGTGCGAATCGGTGCGCTGGCTCGTCATCGCGAGATCCTCGAGTCGGACGCCCTGGCCGCCGTCCTCCCGATCTTCCGCGACGCCGAACGGGTGATCGCGGACCCGGTGGTCCGCAACCGGGGGACGATCGGTGGGTCGCTGTGCCAGGCGGACCCCGCAGAGGATCTGACGACGGTCTGTTCGGTGGTCGACGCGGTGTGCGTGGTCCGCGGACCCGCCGGGGTGCGGGAGGTGTCGATGGCCGACTTCGTGGTGGGCCCGTACGAGACCGACGTCCGGGGCAACGAACTTCTCGTCGAGGTCCGGATCCCGATCGTCCGTTCCGTGTCGAGCGCCTACACGAAAGTGCATCGGCGCGTGGGGGACTGGGCCATCGCCGCCGCCGGGGCGGCGCTGACGCTCGACGGCACCCGCATCGGCCGCGCCCGGATCGGTCTCACCGCTGTGGAGGCGGACGTCGACCGGGTGGCCCGGATCGGTGAACAGTTGGCGGGCCGGCCGGTGGACGAGGACACCTTCCGGTGGGCCGGCGAGCTGGCGGCGCAGGCGTGTGAGCCGGTCACCGACACCCGCGGCACCGCCGCCTACAAGCGGCACCTCGCCGGTGAACTGACGGTCCGCTCCCTGCGCGCCGCCGCGCAGCGAGCCGGCGTCGCACGAACGGAGGCGTGA
- a CDS encoding fatty acid desaturase family protein: MFGLSLPGFLSMPGFLRFGGRDPEPAGDLTVIDYDDVEALGRELDALRAEVVADLGAADREYIYRIIKAQRGFEVAGRGLMYLGFLPPFWLAGVGALSISKILDNMEIGHNVMHGQYDWMREPGLNSRVFEWDTVCPADQWKHSHNYMHHTYTNIVGRDRDIGYGILRMDEAQRWNPYYLGNPLYATALMFLFEWGVMLHDLEAENVVQGKRRWADVRPLVQGWWRKAGRQVLKDYVLFPVLSGPMFVSTLLGNATANVVRNVWAYSIIFCGHFPSGVQSFTEEETENETRGQWYLRQMLGSANITGSPLFHIMSGNLSHQIEHHLFPDIPAHRYPEMAPRVRELCERYGLPYNTGGFFHQIGTVWAKIFRLALPPSLVGRTPARGVIVEHRKTAA, translated from the coding sequence ATGTTCGGACTCAGCCTTCCCGGCTTCCTCTCGATGCCCGGGTTCCTGCGGTTCGGTGGACGCGATCCCGAACCCGCGGGCGACCTCACGGTGATCGACTACGACGACGTCGAGGCGCTCGGGCGTGAGCTCGACGCGCTGCGGGCGGAGGTCGTCGCCGACCTCGGTGCCGCCGACCGCGAATACATCTACCGGATCATCAAAGCGCAGAGGGGGTTCGAGGTCGCCGGTCGTGGCTTGATGTATCTCGGCTTCCTGCCGCCGTTCTGGCTCGCCGGTGTGGGTGCCCTGTCGATCTCGAAGATCCTCGACAACATGGAGATCGGCCACAACGTCATGCACGGCCAGTACGACTGGATGCGTGAGCCGGGCCTGAACTCGCGAGTGTTCGAGTGGGACACGGTGTGTCCCGCGGACCAGTGGAAGCACTCGCACAACTACATGCACCACACCTACACCAACATCGTCGGTCGGGACCGGGACATCGGTTACGGCATCCTGCGAATGGACGAGGCGCAGCGTTGGAACCCCTACTACCTGGGCAATCCGCTGTACGCGACCGCGCTGATGTTCCTGTTCGAGTGGGGCGTGATGCTCCACGACCTCGAGGCCGAGAACGTGGTTCAGGGCAAGCGCCGCTGGGCGGACGTCCGGCCGCTGGTCCAGGGTTGGTGGCGCAAGGCCGGGCGGCAGGTCCTCAAGGACTACGTATTGTTCCCGGTGTTGTCGGGGCCGATGTTCGTCTCGACGCTGCTGGGCAACGCCACCGCGAACGTGGTGCGCAACGTCTGGGCGTACTCGATCATCTTCTGCGGCCACTTCCCTTCGGGGGTACAGAGTTTCACCGAGGAGGAGACCGAGAACGAGACCCGGGGGCAGTGGTACCTGCGGCAGATGCTCGGCAGCGCGAACATCACGGGCAGCCCGCTGTTCCACATCATGTCGGGCAACCTGTCGCACCAGATCGAGCACCACCTGTTCCCGGACATCCCGGCGCATCGCTATCCGGAGATGGCGCCGCGGGTGCGTGAGCTGTGCGAACGCTACGGCCTGCCGTACAACACCGGTGGCTTCTTCCACCAGATCGGCACGGTGTGGGCCAAGATCTTCCGGTTGGCCCTGCCGCCGTCGCTCGTCGGCCGGACGCCCGCTCGCGGTGTTATCGTCGAGCATCGGAAAACCGCTGCATGA
- a CDS encoding DUF6414 family protein, producing MSIRSWWAEWRQRRSETKDLKKSSSQRPLREFVYLDEVSLRSLLTSQKDTIPEQVSRAISQAEEAEVTGKVAAGNDVLGKAELGSRFKTSNSNNVQTSRKAIVQTLFNELYDDASIEYAIKVSKVAPRPASNVDSAIKPVGRYGAVPASVFTRGTLIEVEVSLDVDPVFKLRTMMSEIEAMAKESGELFGSAGQAMLREVGPMNQFIERLLAGLIPIRAKATSLSVIEVDGQEYIVDNRIIDQIDVVRRPLEVVGVTEHIGYWKDIRRVLFSSSRVKVLCRVARDGIHHRWTPVKLAHLFNDVSPELADQINEAGRTGISGLRDSGASADIGVLQQALRFYRQELEKVADVELDGKDRDELDVELQGLSSDGSTSSVQRQAFATVYRAVAAKSGKEELLNPDADLAARNFARASAGLSLSPAFGSRVEIATHETERSSEADSRLLDVEFVAIYW from the coding sequence ATGTCAATTAGGTCATGGTGGGCGGAATGGCGCCAAAGAAGATCCGAAACGAAGGATTTAAAGAAGAGTTCATCGCAGCGGCCCTTGCGCGAGTTTGTGTACCTTGATGAGGTCTCACTTCGCAGCCTCCTAACTTCCCAGAAAGATACAATTCCTGAGCAAGTGTCGCGAGCGATTTCACAGGCAGAGGAAGCTGAAGTTACGGGTAAGGTTGCAGCAGGCAACGATGTCTTGGGGAAGGCGGAGTTGGGCTCGCGCTTCAAGACTAGCAACTCTAACAATGTCCAGACATCACGAAAAGCGATCGTTCAAACCCTCTTCAACGAATTGTATGACGATGCAAGCATTGAGTATGCAATTAAGGTATCGAAGGTAGCACCTAGACCGGCCAGCAATGTTGATTCTGCCATTAAGCCAGTCGGTAGATACGGCGCAGTGCCGGCCAGTGTATTCACGCGCGGGACTCTCATCGAAGTGGAAGTGTCACTAGATGTAGACCCGGTATTCAAATTGAGAACCATGATGTCCGAGATTGAAGCGATGGCAAAAGAGTCCGGCGAGCTGTTTGGTTCCGCGGGGCAGGCTATGCTTCGCGAGGTCGGTCCGATGAACCAGTTTATTGAGCGCTTGCTCGCGGGCCTAATTCCAATTCGAGCGAAGGCAACTTCGCTGTCGGTGATCGAAGTCGATGGTCAGGAATATATCGTTGATAATAGAATCATCGATCAGATTGACGTCGTACGGCGCCCCCTTGAGGTTGTTGGCGTGACTGAGCATATTGGCTACTGGAAAGATATTCGTCGAGTTCTATTCTCATCGTCGAGGGTTAAAGTATTGTGCCGCGTAGCGCGAGACGGGATTCACCACCGTTGGACGCCAGTTAAACTTGCGCACTTGTTTAATGATGTTTCACCCGAACTCGCTGACCAGATCAACGAAGCTGGTCGCACTGGCATTTCCGGGCTTCGCGACTCCGGCGCAAGCGCTGATATCGGGGTGCTCCAGCAGGCTCTTCGGTTCTACCGGCAGGAGCTCGAGAAGGTCGCCGATGTCGAACTCGACGGAAAGGATCGAGACGAACTTGACGTTGAGCTGCAAGGTTTGAGTTCGGACGGGTCAACATCTTCGGTTCAGCGGCAGGCATTTGCGACAGTCTATCGCGCTGTGGCCGCAAAAAGCGGAAAGGAAGAACTTCTTAACCCGGACGCCGATCTTGCGGCAAGGAATTTCGCTCGTGCCTCGGCGGGGTTGTCGCTATCCCCAGCATTCGGTTCTCGTGTGGAAATCGCGACCCATGAGACAGAGAGGTCAAGCGAGGCCGATAGTAGACTTCTCGATGTTGAGTTTGTGGCAATATACTGGTAG
- a CDS encoding LysR family transcriptional regulator, giving the protein MTPAQLRAYSAVVRLGSVRAAARELGMTDSGVSMHIAQLRKELDDPLYSRRPSGLAFTPGGLRLASRAVEILGLQQQTALEVSQAGHGRRLLRIAASPLFAEHAAPGLIALFASRAKDLSVELSVHPMRQFANLVSSRAVDVALGPRTPGDRQPLFVHPFLQYEVLTVCAPDHSLARTRPSIRHLREQQWFLGPSAAGGDGVTRHMLRALDIPREQQRMFQSDAAAVEAVRRSSALTLALGFAIGDQLSAGSLGLVEGPELRAAGEWCATTLPHQHLQPAASELLHFVGTPRCIQAMIRGTGVDVSHFKPKVHVTLWS; this is encoded by the coding sequence GTGACACCCGCTCAACTGCGAGCCTATTCCGCGGTGGTGCGGCTCGGATCGGTTCGAGCGGCGGCACGCGAACTGGGCATGACGGATTCGGGTGTCTCCATGCACATCGCCCAGCTCCGCAAGGAACTCGACGATCCGCTCTACAGCCGCCGGCCGTCCGGGCTGGCCTTCACCCCCGGCGGTCTGCGGCTCGCCAGCCGCGCCGTCGAGATCCTCGGCCTGCAACAGCAGACGGCGCTCGAGGTGAGCCAGGCCGGGCACGGGCGGCGCCTGCTGCGGATCGCGGCGTCGCCGCTGTTCGCAGAGCACGCCGCCCCCGGTCTGATCGCGTTGTTCGCGAGCCGAGCCAAGGACCTGTCCGTCGAGTTGAGCGTGCACCCGATGCGGCAGTTCGCGAATCTCGTCTCCTCGCGTGCGGTCGACGTCGCACTGGGCCCCCGCACGCCGGGCGACCGGCAACCGCTGTTCGTGCACCCCTTCTTGCAGTACGAGGTGCTGACCGTGTGCGCGCCCGACCATTCGCTGGCGCGCACCCGGCCGTCGATCCGGCACCTCCGAGAACAGCAGTGGTTTCTGGGCCCGTCCGCCGCCGGCGGCGACGGCGTCACCCGCCACATGCTCCGCGCACTCGACATTCCCCGCGAACAGCAGCGCATGTTCCAGAGCGACGCCGCCGCCGTGGAGGCCGTGCGGCGGTCGTCGGCCCTGACGCTCGCGCTCGGTTTCGCGATCGGGGACCAGCTCTCCGCCGGCTCCCTCGGGCTGGTCGAGGGCCCGGAACTCCGTGCGGCCGGTGAGTGGTGCGCGACCACGCTGCCGCATCAGCACCTGCAGCCCGCCGCGTCCGAACTGCTGCACTTCGTCGGCACGCCCCGGTGCATCCAGGCGATGATTCGCGGCACCGGTGTCGATGTCAGCCACTTCAAGCCGAAGGTCCACGTCACGCTGTGGAGCTGA
- the gdhA gene encoding NADP-specific glutamate dehydrogenase, whose protein sequence is MSVRDRVEEIYKQVLLRNAGEPEFHQAVAEVFESLTVVLDRHPNYADGALIERLCEPERQIIFRVPWQDDNGNIHVNRGFRVQYNSVLGPYKGGLRFHPSVNLGIVKFLGFEQIFKNSLTGLPIGGGKGGSDFDPKGKSESEIMRFCQSFMTELQRHIGEYTDVPAGDIGVGGREIGYLFGQYKRLNNSYESGVLTGKGLTWGGSMVRKEATGYGAAYFVGEMMAAKGESLEGKKAVVSGSGNVAIYAIEKIRQLGGTAIACSDSSGYIVDNNGLDVELLKEIKEVRRGRISEYVDERSDAQFFPGGNIWNVPCEIALPCATQNELDDVSAKTLVSNGVKAVAEGANMPTTPGGIAVFREAGIAFAPGKAANAGGVATSALEMQQNASRDSWSFSYTDERLSKIMRGIHERCSTTAEEYGKPGDYVLGANIAGFVKVADAMFAMGII, encoded by the coding sequence GTGTCTGTACGCGACCGCGTCGAGGAGATCTACAAGCAGGTGCTCCTTCGCAATGCTGGCGAACCGGAGTTCCACCAGGCGGTCGCCGAGGTCTTCGAATCGCTCACCGTGGTGCTCGATCGGCACCCCAACTACGCGGACGGCGCGCTGATCGAGCGCCTCTGCGAGCCCGAGCGGCAGATCATCTTCCGCGTTCCGTGGCAGGACGACAACGGCAACATCCACGTCAACCGTGGTTTCCGGGTGCAGTACAACAGCGTGCTCGGCCCCTACAAGGGCGGCCTGCGCTTCCACCCGAGCGTGAACCTCGGCATCGTGAAGTTCCTGGGCTTCGAGCAGATCTTCAAGAACTCCCTCACCGGCCTGCCCATCGGCGGCGGCAAGGGTGGCTCCGACTTCGACCCCAAGGGCAAGTCCGAGTCCGAGATCATGCGTTTCTGCCAGTCGTTCATGACCGAGCTGCAGCGTCACATCGGCGAGTACACCGACGTCCCCGCGGGTGACATCGGCGTCGGTGGCCGCGAGATCGGCTACCTGTTCGGCCAGTACAAGCGCCTCAACAACTCGTACGAGTCCGGCGTGCTCACCGGCAAGGGCCTCACCTGGGGCGGGTCGATGGTCCGCAAGGAGGCCACCGGCTACGGCGCCGCCTACTTCGTCGGCGAGATGATGGCCGCCAAGGGCGAGAGCCTCGAGGGCAAGAAGGCCGTCGTGTCCGGCTCGGGCAACGTGGCGATCTACGCGATCGAGAAGATCCGCCAGCTCGGTGGCACCGCGATCGCGTGCTCGGACTCCTCGGGTTACATCGTCGACAACAACGGTCTCGACGTCGAACTGCTCAAGGAGATCAAGGAGGTCCGTCGCGGCCGCATCTCGGAGTACGTCGACGAGCGCTCCGACGCCCAGTTCTTCCCGGGTGGCAACATTTGGAACGTCCCGTGTGAGATCGCGCTGCCGTGCGCCACGCAGAACGAGCTCGACGACGTCTCCGCCAAGACGCTGGTGAGCAACGGCGTCAAGGCCGTCGCCGAGGGCGCCAACATGCCCACCACCCCGGGCGGTATCGCGGTCTTCCGCGAGGCCGGCATCGCGTTCGCGCCGGGCAAGGCCGCCAACGCCGGTGGTGTCGCGACCTCCGCGCTGGAGATGCAGCAGAACGCCTCGCGCGATTCCTGGAGCTTCTCCTACACGGACGAGCGCCTGTCCAAGATCATGCGCGGCATCCACGAGCGCTGCTCCACCACCGCCGAGGAGTACGGCAAGCCGGGCGACTACGTCCTGGGTGCCAACATCGCCGGCTTCGTGAAGGTGGCCGACGCGATGTTCGCCATGGGCATCATCTGA
- a CDS encoding excalibur calcium-binding domain-containing protein codes for MVAPAAARAAGAAPIYRGQPGYASKLDRDNDGVACG; via the coding sequence GTGGTGGCACCGGCGGCCGCGCGGGCAGCCGGCGCCGCGCCGATCTACCGCGGACAGCCCGGGTACGCCAGCAAGCTCGACCGCGACAACGACGGTGTCGCCTGCGGGTGA
- a CDS encoding LysR substrate-binding domain-containing protein: MVIPAPGDLPSIPLGEKNIRMKVATGHQLAMRTRIALSEVADEPSIANPTSYHLRQLTESWCAKAGFAPRAVFENTEFETLRFARPARAGGGAAARLRDFVTARAARRVTETSPDT, encoded by the coding sequence GTGGTGATTCCGGCACCCGGGGATCTACCGTCGATTCCGCTCGGGGAAAAGAACATTCGAATGAAAGTGGCGACCGGGCACCAACTGGCCATGCGCACCCGGATTGCTCTCAGCGAAGTCGCCGACGAACCGTCCATCGCGAATCCGACGTCGTACCACCTGCGGCAGTTGACGGAGTCGTGGTGCGCAAAAGCGGGATTCGCGCCTCGGGCGGTGTTCGAGAACACGGAATTCGAGACGCTGCGATTCGCTCGGCCCGCACGGGCTGGGGGTGGCGCTGCCGCCAGGTTGCGGGACTTCGTGACGGCTCGGGCTGCGCGGCGCGTGACGGAGACCAGTCCGGACACCTGA